One Desulfobulbus oligotrophicus DNA segment encodes these proteins:
- a CDS encoding transposase, which yields MTYRPDTQHRRSIRLQGYDYSRAGAYFITICAQNRECLFGKIVNGKMGLNNAGMMVQTVWDEIPAHYPGIDIDAFIVMPNHIHGIVVIVGAVFVTTPMMVMGRITGSHRGLPLRRPLMFVTMMVKNVRRDCPYRMWCLDSKP from the coding sequence ATGACATACCGCCCGGATACACAGCATCGGCGTTCCATTCGGTTGCAGGGCTATGATTATTCCAGGGCCGGGGCCTATTTTATCACAATCTGCGCACAGAATCGGGAATGCCTGTTCGGCAAAATTGTGAATGGGAAAATGGGGTTAAACAATGCGGGGATGATGGTGCAAACGGTCTGGGATGAAATCCCGGCCCATTATCCGGGCATTGATATCGATGCATTTATTGTCATGCCCAATCATATCCACGGTATTGTCGTCATTGTTGGGGCGGTATTCGTAACCACCCCGATGATGGTAATGGGCAGAATAACGGGCAGCCACAGGGGCCTGCCCCTACGACGGCCCCTGATGTTCGTTACGATGATGGTAAAAAACGTACGGCGGGATTGTCCTTACCGGATGTGGTGCCTCGATTCAAAACCATGA
- a CDS encoding DMT family transporter: MQEEKQHTFGADFLLLLVALIWGFGFVAQRAGMEHLGPYTFNGIRFLFGSFCLLPLVLRQQPRQHDHTKNQISLTKAGLIAGVMLFAAATFQQVGLQYTTAGKAGFITGLYVVLVPLIGLLWGQKTTAGTWLGAAAAAVGLYLLSVNEDFSIEPGDLLELFGAVFWAGHVLVLAYLSPRTNPVRLAMVQCVVCGVLSLAVSLVTESFSLAALSDAAIPLIYGSVFSVAAGYTLQVVVQRKAHPSHAAILLSLESPFAALGGWLLLGEILSGRAMVGCALMLTGMLASQLWTRTR; the protein is encoded by the coding sequence ATGCAAGAAGAAAAACAGCATACCTTTGGCGCAGATTTCCTTCTGCTGCTGGTTGCCCTGATCTGGGGATTCGGCTTTGTCGCTCAAAGAGCGGGCATGGAGCATCTGGGCCCTTACACCTTCAACGGCATCCGGTTTCTTTTTGGCTCCTTCTGCCTCCTGCCGCTTGTATTGCGCCAACAACCCAGACAGCACGACCACACAAAAAACCAAATCTCACTGACCAAAGCAGGGCTGATAGCAGGGGTCATGCTCTTTGCCGCGGCCACCTTTCAGCAGGTTGGCCTGCAGTACACCACGGCCGGCAAGGCTGGTTTCATAACCGGGCTCTATGTGGTTCTGGTACCGTTGATCGGCCTGCTCTGGGGGCAGAAGACCACGGCCGGCACCTGGCTCGGTGCAGCAGCCGCTGCTGTCGGCCTGTACTTGCTCAGTGTGAACGAGGACTTTTCCATAGAACCCGGAGATCTCTTAGAGCTGTTCGGCGCTGTTTTCTGGGCAGGGCATGTGCTGGTTCTGGCCTACCTTTCGCCACGAACAAATCCGGTACGGCTGGCCATGGTCCAGTGCGTGGTCTGCGGTGTGTTGAGCCTGGCTGTCAGCCTCGTCACCGAATCATTCAGCCTGGCTGCTCTTAGCGATGCCGCCATACCGCTCATCTACGGCAGTGTCTTTTCCGTGGCCGCCGGGTACACCTTACAGGTTGTGGTGCAACGCAAGGCACATCCTTCCCATGCCGCCATTCTTCTCAGCCTTGAGTCGCCCTTTGCCGCCCTGGGCGGTTGGCTCCTGCTGGGGGAAATCCTCTCTGGTCGGGCCATGGTCGGCTGCGCGCTGATGCTGACCGGAATGCTGGCCTCCCAGCTGTGGACCAGAACACGGTAA
- a CDS encoding serine O-acetyltransferase, whose protein sequence is MPQHDIRADSCRIEAFTAERMRNPIPAAVNALVEGFKNGRWTSHIEPVPIPSKGEVIDLIEQAQCILFPGFFAKDILRPENLDYHLGRQLSLFYENLANQISSAIRHDCFRHNQACILCNERSYEYAAALIDSLPTIRNLLETDIEATLTGDPAAGNADEVIFSYPGLFATMIYRLAHRLYELNVPLIPRIMSEHAYHRTAIDINPEASIGSHFFIDHGAGVVVGATTTIGNRVRLYQGVTLGALSLPRDAGERLRNVKRHPTIEDDVIIYANATILGGATVIGARSIIGGNVWLTESVGPDTRVMLEPPKLVYIGEKGEQ, encoded by the coding sequence ATGCCGCAACACGACATACGAGCTGACAGTTGCAGAATCGAAGCCTTTACCGCCGAGCGGATGCGCAACCCGATACCGGCGGCAGTGAACGCCCTGGTTGAGGGCTTTAAAAACGGTCGCTGGACAAGTCATATCGAGCCGGTACCGATCCCCTCAAAGGGGGAGGTCATCGATCTGATCGAACAGGCGCAGTGTATTCTCTTCCCTGGTTTTTTTGCAAAAGACATCCTCAGACCGGAAAACCTGGACTATCATCTCGGCCGACAGCTCAGTCTGTTTTACGAAAATCTGGCCAATCAGATCAGCTCGGCCATCCGTCATGACTGTTTCCGGCACAACCAGGCCTGCATCCTGTGCAATGAACGGAGCTATGAATACGCTGCAGCGCTGATCGACAGCCTGCCGACCATCCGTAATCTCCTGGAAACCGATATTGAAGCCACCCTGACCGGTGATCCGGCCGCCGGTAACGCAGACGAGGTTATCTTCAGCTATCCCGGGCTGTTTGCAACCATGATCTATCGGCTGGCCCATCGTCTCTATGAACTGAATGTTCCTCTCATCCCGCGGATCATGAGCGAACATGCCTATCACCGCACCGCCATTGACATCAACCCGGAAGCCAGTATCGGCTCCCACTTTTTCATTGATCACGGCGCCGGAGTGGTGGTCGGTGCCACAACCACCATTGGCAACAGGGTGCGGCTCTACCAGGGCGTTACCCTGGGCGCTCTGTCACTGCCCCGGGATGCCGGTGAACGGCTGCGCAATGTCAAGCGCCATCCCACCATTGAAGACGACGTCATCATCTATGCCAATGCCACCATCCTCGGTGGTGCCACCGTGATCGGGGCACGATCCATCATCGGCGGCAACGTCTGGTTGACCGAATCTGTGGGCCCGGACACCAGAGTGATGCTCGAACCGCCCAAACTGGTCTACATCGGTGAAAAAGGAGAACAGTGA
- a CDS encoding transposase: protein MTTKQYAHGVKQNHWPRFSGELWQRNYYERIIRDENELNRIRQYIMDNPARWDIDRENPDMANRQ, encoded by the coding sequence ATGACCACAAAACAATATGCCCATGGCGTGAAACAAAACCATTGGCCAAGGTTTTCCGGTGAATTGTGGCAACGCAATTATTATGAACGTATCATCCGTGATGAAAACGAATTGAACCGCATCCGCCAATATATCATGGATAACCCGGCCAGATGGGACATTGACCGGGAAAATCCAGACATGGCAAACAGACAATGA
- a CDS encoding glycosyltransferase family 4 protein: MQRYTIVHSLCHNQWGGLERRVFNEARWMAARGHRLCIVAPEGSPIFCEAQEEGWDVVAMEFSRASLLPDLFRFRRLLRAMRPDILNTHGNIDTKAGLCAAMGLHIPCIILSRHITAPVPNSFYNRLLYNTLCHKILTTSESARQQIIQTLSISSDKIFAVPSGIIPPATLVSQQTAHLKMTRQLQRPQHTRFIGFVGRVTRDKGVDYIVEAFANIHDRFPHYELVLAGHCDYHNQLTEFIQERSLTGRVHLTGYQEDIWTLYRAFSCTILASVENEGVPQSLIESMYAQCPAVGTNVGGIPEILKDGELGWLVRPRSSADIAAALTNIIEQPAAAMQKVAKASAHVKNHHTIDQMGNRLLHIYKN, from the coding sequence ATGCAGAGATATACCATTGTCCACTCTCTTTGTCATAACCAGTGGGGAGGGCTGGAGCGGCGCGTGTTTAACGAGGCGCGCTGGATGGCGGCACGCGGTCACCGGCTCTGTATTGTCGCCCCGGAAGGATCCCCCATCTTCTGCGAAGCACAGGAAGAGGGATGGGATGTTGTGGCCATGGAGTTTTCCAGGGCTTCGTTACTGCCCGATCTCTTCCGCTTTCGCCGACTCCTCCGGGCTATGCGACCGGATATACTCAACACGCACGGCAACATTGATACCAAGGCAGGCCTGTGCGCGGCCATGGGCTTACATATCCCCTGCATCATCTTATCGCGTCATATCACCGCACCTGTTCCGAACTCGTTTTACAACAGGCTGCTCTACAACACCCTGTGCCATAAAATTCTCACAACATCCGAATCAGCCCGGCAGCAGATTATCCAGACTTTATCGATCAGCAGCGATAAAATCTTTGCCGTGCCAAGTGGCATTATACCGCCGGCAACCCTCGTCTCACAACAGACCGCTCATCTGAAGATGACAAGGCAGCTGCAACGGCCGCAGCATACCCGGTTTATTGGCTTTGTCGGCCGGGTGACACGGGACAAGGGGGTCGATTATATTGTGGAAGCCTTTGCCAATATACACGACCGCTTTCCCCACTATGAGCTGGTGCTTGCCGGGCATTGCGATTACCACAACCAGCTGACGGAGTTTATACAGGAACGATCGCTTACCGGTCGAGTGCACCTGACAGGTTATCAGGAAGATATCTGGACGCTCTATCGTGCCTTTTCCTGTACAATTCTTGCCAGTGTTGAAAACGAAGGCGTGCCCCAGTCGCTCATTGAATCTATGTATGCGCAGTGCCCTGCGGTCGGTACCAATGTTGGCGGCATTCCTGAGATACTGAAAGACGGCGAGCTCGGATGGCTTGTTCGCCCGAGAAGTTCAGCGGATATTGCTGCGGCACTGACCAACATCATTGAGCAACCTGCTGCTGCCATGCAAAAAGTTGCAAAAGCCTCTGCCCATGTCAAGAACCATCACACCATCGACCAGATGGGCAACAGACTGCTGCATATCTATAAAAACTGA
- the metW gene encoding methionine biosynthesis protein MetW, with translation MTAVYNQELGNMRFDLQVIASWIEPGSRVLDLGCGNGDLLYYLKHHKQVIGTGIEFSEEKAARCIERGLTVLQGDFRHEVKDYPKGRFDVVVLSQTLQQIQDPKELLIDLLWIGRRVIVSFPNFGHWSARLQLLFTGMAPVNDQLPYEWYNTPNIRVITIKDFKRFLHLFGLRIVREVAINTHHHEFKGNIIRTLKNLRATYGIMMLERVT, from the coding sequence ATGACCGCTGTTTATAATCAGGAACTCGGCAATATGCGGTTTGATCTCCAGGTCATTGCCTCCTGGATTGAACCCGGCTCACGGGTGCTGGATCTTGGCTGTGGGAACGGTGATCTGCTGTATTACCTCAAGCATCACAAGCAGGTGATCGGCACGGGCATTGAATTTTCCGAGGAGAAAGCCGCCCGTTGCATAGAACGCGGTCTCACTGTGCTGCAGGGGGACTTCCGGCATGAAGTGAAAGACTATCCCAAAGGCCGGTTTGATGTGGTTGTGCTCAGTCAGACCCTGCAGCAGATTCAAGACCCCAAGGAACTGCTCATCGATCTGCTGTGGATCGGCCGGCGGGTGATTGTCAGCTTTCCCAACTTCGGCCACTGGTCAGCCCGGCTGCAACTCCTGTTCACAGGGATGGCACCAGTTAACGATCAACTGCCCTACGAGTGGTACAATACTCCCAACATTCGGGTTATCACCATCAAAGATTTCAAACGTTTTTTACACCTGTTCGGCCTGCGCATTGTTCGCGAGGTGGCAATCAATACCCATCATCACGAATTCAAGGGCAATATTATCCGAACGTTGAAAAACCTGCGCGCCACCTACGGCATCATGATGCTGGAGCGCGTCACCTGA
- the ettA gene encoding energy-dependent translational throttle protein EttA: MANEPNKIIYSMIKVSKKYNQKQILKDISLSYFHGAKIGVLGLNGSGKSTLLRILAGIDKEHEGKTVLSEGYTIDYLPQEPALDPDKTVRAIVEEGAQTTVDLLNEFNAINEKFAEPMDDDAMQALIERQAQVQDRLDAVDAWNLDSRLEMAMDALRCPPADTPCGVLSGGEQRRVALCRILLKNPDILLLDEPTNHLDAESVSWLEQHLQKYPGTVIAVTHDRYFLDNVAGWILELDRGHGIPWKGNYSSWLEQKQKRLATEEKKETERQRTLARELEWIRMSPKGRRTKSKARITAYENLLNQQSDKVAADLEIYIPPGPRLGKLVIEARDLSKAYEDRLLMDTLNFSLPPGGIVGIIGPNGAGKTTLFRMITGQEQPTSGTIRVGETVKLTHVDQSREALQPDDTVFQAISEGQETIWLGTREVNARAYVAKFNFSGSDQQQKVSEISGGQRNRVHLARMLKDGGNVLLLDEPTNDLDVNTMRALEEALENFAGCAVIISHDRWFLDRIATHILAFEGNSEVVWFEGNYSDYEQDYKKRKGADADQPHRIRYRQLTRD; encoded by the coding sequence ATGGCCAATGAACCAAACAAAATCATCTATTCGATGATCAAAGTCAGTAAAAAATACAACCAGAAGCAAATTTTAAAAGACATCTCCCTCTCCTACTTCCATGGGGCTAAGATCGGGGTGCTTGGCCTTAACGGCTCCGGCAAGAGTACCCTGTTGCGTATTCTGGCCGGTATAGACAAGGAACATGAGGGAAAGACCGTCCTCTCGGAAGGCTATACCATCGACTATCTGCCCCAGGAACCTGCTCTCGACCCGGACAAGACCGTCCGTGCAATCGTTGAGGAGGGGGCACAGACCACGGTTGACCTGCTCAACGAGTTCAACGCTATCAACGAAAAATTTGCCGAGCCCATGGACGATGATGCCATGCAGGCTCTGATCGAACGCCAGGCCCAGGTACAGGATCGACTTGATGCAGTGGACGCCTGGAACCTGGACTCACGCCTGGAGATGGCCATGGACGCCTTACGCTGTCCACCGGCGGACACACCCTGCGGTGTGCTTTCCGGTGGGGAGCAACGACGGGTGGCTCTGTGTCGTATCCTCCTGAAAAACCCGGATATCCTACTTTTAGACGAGCCCACCAACCACCTGGATGCCGAGTCTGTGTCGTGGCTGGAACAGCATCTGCAGAAATACCCAGGAACCGTGATCGCTGTTACCCACGATCGTTACTTTCTCGACAATGTGGCCGGCTGGATCCTTGAACTTGACCGCGGTCATGGCATTCCCTGGAAGGGAAATTACTCGTCCTGGCTGGAACAGAAGCAAAAACGACTGGCAACAGAGGAGAAAAAGGAAACGGAACGCCAACGTACCCTGGCCCGCGAGCTGGAATGGATCCGCATGAGCCCGAAAGGACGACGGACAAAGTCAAAGGCCCGCATCACAGCCTATGAAAACCTGCTCAATCAGCAGAGCGACAAGGTTGCCGCAGATCTTGAGATCTATATCCCACCGGGTCCGCGGTTGGGAAAACTGGTTATTGAGGCCAGGGATCTCAGTAAAGCCTATGAAGACAGGCTCCTGATGGATACGCTCAACTTCTCCCTGCCACCGGGCGGTATTGTCGGCATCATCGGTCCCAACGGTGCCGGCAAGACCACCCTGTTTCGCATGATCACCGGCCAGGAACAGCCCACCAGCGGGACGATTCGTGTTGGTGAGACGGTCAAACTGACCCATGTGGATCAGTCCCGGGAGGCACTGCAGCCGGATGACACGGTCTTTCAGGCGATCAGCGAGGGCCAGGAGACCATCTGGCTCGGCACCCGGGAGGTCAATGCCCGCGCCTATGTGGCTAAATTCAACTTCAGCGGCAGCGATCAGCAACAGAAGGTGAGCGAGATCTCCGGCGGCCAGCGTAACCGGGTCCATCTGGCCCGCATGCTTAAAGACGGTGGTAACGTGCTGCTGCTGGACGAGCCGACCAACGACCTGGACGTGAACACCATGCGTGCCCTGGAAGAGGCCCTGGAGAACTTTGCGGGCTGCGCGGTGATCATCAGTCACGATCGATGGTTTCTCGACCGTATCGCCACCCACATCCTTGCCTTTGAAGGCAATTCCGAAGTGGTGTGGTTTGAAGGCAATTACTCGGATTACGAACAGGACTATAAAAAACGCAAAGGGGCAGATGCGGATCAACCCCACCGTATCCGCTACCGTCAGCTCACCCGCGATTAG
- the metX gene encoding homoserine O-acetyltransferase MetX — translation MSPSADNEHAPLLVERRYFTFAEPPKQMQLDCGAHLGPITLAYETLGELNADRSNAILILHAFSGDSHVAGRLSIDDERPGWWDNMVGPGKPVDTSRYFVICSNILGGCSGSTGPSSIDLATGKPYGLHFPMVTIKDMVRAQKHLIDHLGISTLMALIGGSVGGMQVLRWCADFPEMVGSAIPMATTTRHSAQAIAFNEVARQAIMADPAWNNGDYYGGGGPAHGLAVARMIGHVTYLSDEAMREKFGRRLHRNALSFDFTGDFQVESYLHHQGKKFVNRFDANSLLYITKAADYFDLERGGNQLINEALANVPFLIISFTSDWLYPTYQSRDIVSALKKNGSDVSFCEIEAQGGHDAFLLPNRRLDGLVSGFLDRVYHDRCL, via the coding sequence ATGAGCCCCTCTGCCGACAATGAACATGCACCACTGTTGGTGGAACGCCGATACTTTACCTTTGCCGAGCCTCCCAAACAGATGCAGCTCGACTGCGGTGCACACCTGGGCCCGATTACCCTTGCCTACGAGACACTGGGTGAGCTGAACGCCGACCGGTCCAACGCCATCCTGATTCTGCACGCGTTCTCCGGTGACTCCCATGTTGCCGGCCGCCTGAGTATCGATGATGAACGACCGGGCTGGTGGGACAACATGGTCGGCCCGGGAAAACCGGTGGACACCTCCCGTTATTTTGTCATCTGCTCCAACATTCTCGGCGGCTGCTCCGGCTCTACCGGTCCCTCATCGATCGACCTTGCAACCGGTAAACCGTACGGCCTGCATTTTCCCATGGTCACCATCAAGGATATGGTGCGGGCGCAAAAACACCTGATCGATCACCTGGGGATCAGCACCCTGATGGCACTGATCGGTGGTTCGGTGGGCGGCATGCAGGTGTTACGCTGGTGTGCCGACTTTCCGGAAATGGTGGGTTCCGCCATTCCCATGGCCACAACCACTAGGCATTCGGCTCAGGCCATTGCCTTTAATGAGGTGGCACGACAGGCAATCATGGCTGATCCGGCCTGGAACAACGGTGACTACTATGGGGGGGGCGGTCCGGCCCATGGTCTGGCGGTCGCACGCATGATCGGGCACGTCACCTATCTGTCCGATGAGGCCATGCGGGAAAAGTTCGGTCGCCGTCTGCATCGCAACGCCCTTTCCTTTGACTTTACCGGTGACTTCCAGGTGGAAAGCTATCTCCACCATCAGGGTAAAAAGTTTGTCAATCGTTTTGACGCCAACTCGCTGCTCTACATCACCAAGGCCGCCGACTACTTTGATCTTGAACGCGGCGGCAACCAGCTCATCAACGAAGCTCTTGCCAATGTACCCTTCCTCATCATCTCCTTTACTTCGGACTGGCTTTACCCCACCTACCAGTCCCGTGACATTGTCTCTGCCCTGAAAAAGAACGGCAGCGATGTCAGCTTCTGTGAGATTGAGGCTCAAGGGGGCCATGACGCCTTCCTGCTGCCGAACAGGCGACTGGATGGCCTGGTCAGCGGTTTTCTCGATCGGGTATATCATGACCGCTGTTTATAA